The sequence CAGGACGACTGTTAGAAAAAACAAAAGAGTTAGGTGGTATTGGGCAAGTAGGAACCACTTATGGCTCAGAATATAGAGATTTTCATTTAGCTAATAGCTATAAGGTTTATAACCAGCAAGCGATGTTAAACGAAGTTAATGCTTCTGTTCAAAGCCAAAAACTTATTGAACAATCAGATGAAATGAATTTTGATGAATTTCTCGAAGATTACTTCTCTTACTTAAAATAATGAACTGGCTCGAATACAGAGTCGAGCTAATGGAGACAGAAGAATGCCGTTACTAGATAGCTTTACCGTTGATCATACAAGAATGAATGCGCCTGCTGTACGCGTAGCAAAGACAATGCAAACACCGAAAGGGGATACGATAACTGTATTCGATTTACGTTTTTGTGTGCCGAATAAAGAGATACTCTCTGAACAAGGAATTCATACTTTAGAACATCTTTATGCGGGCTTTATGCGTGCACATTTGAATGGAGGTGATATTGAAATTATCGATATCTCTCCAATGGGTTGCCGTACAGGTTTCTATATGAGCTTGATTGGTACTCCTTCAGAAGAGCGCGTTGCTGAGGCTTGGTTGGCAGCTATGGAAGACGTTTTAAAAGTAGAGAACCAAAATAATATTCCCGAGCTTAATGAATATCAGTGTGGTACGTATGGTATGCATTCACTTTCCGACGCAAAAAGTATTGCTAAGAATGTAATTGAAGCTGGTGTTCTAGTGAATAAAAATGATGAATTAGCTTTGCCTGCTTCTATGTTGGAAGAGCTAAATAAGTAGATGATATTTATACGGAACTAGGAGAGTTGGTGAGTAATGTGGAGATAACTCTGTAAATCACTCAAAATTTTCTGAAATGATCAAAAAAGGAGTATAACGGTATGGTTATACTCCTTTTTTATTAAATATTTATCAGATGCAGCTACTTCCTAGCGGGAAAAACCTTAACAAGACTTATCTTATTCTCAGTAAATTTCATAATTTCCATTGGGTGCCTTTCAACCTCAATACTGACTTGGCTCTCAGGAATGTCTTCTAAATGCTCTAAAATAAGACCATTTAGTGTCCTAGGCCCATCGGTTGGAAGCTTCCATTTTAAACCTTTATTAATATCTCGAATATTGGCACTACCTTCAATAAGAAAGCTACCGTCACCTTGTGGTGTTATTTCTTCGGATAGGCTAGGGGCAATAGAGGTAGTAAATTCCCCCACAATCTCCTCCAAAATATCTTCTAAAGTAACGAGGCCGATAATATCGCCATATTCATCAACGATGAGTCCAATCCTTTCTTTGTTTCGTTGGAATTTGAGCAGTTGAACGTTTAACGGTGTTGCTTCTGGTATGAAATAGACCTCATCTGCAGCGCGTAAAAGCGTTTCTTTTGTGAACTCATTTTTTTCTAGCATCAGACGGTAGGCTTCACGGAGACGCAGCATTCCAACAACTTCATCTATCTGATCTCGATAAAGTACGATTCGCCCATGAGGTGAATGGGTAAGTTGCCGTACAATAGATTTCCAATCATCATTAATATCGATACCGGTGATCTCATTTCTTGGTACCATAATATCGTTGACGGCTACATTTTCTAAATCAAGAATAGACACCAACATGTCTTGGTGGCGACGAGGAATTAAGCCTCCAGCCTCGTTTACAACCGTACGGAGCTCATCTGAACTTAAAGGGTCTTCTGTTGCGTGAGTTGCTCTAATGCCTAATAGTCTCAAAACACCGTTGGTAATTAAGTTTACTAAGAGAACTAATGGAGCAAGTATCTTCATTAGCACATTTAGAATGAGACTACTGGTATAAGCAACTTTTTCTGGATAGAGTGAAGCCAAAGTTTTAGGTGTGACTTCAGCGAAGACAAGCACAACAAGTGTTAGCAATCCGGTTGAGATGGCAACCCCTACATCGCCAAAAAGGCGCATACCAAGAATTGTCGCGATAGCAGAAGCAAGGATATTAACTAAGTTGTTTCCAATAAGGATAAGCCCTATAAGGCGGTCAGGGCGGCTTAATAGCTTTTCGACACGCTTAGCTCCCTTATGTCCTTCTCCTGCAAGGTGCTTTAGTCGATATCGATTTAATGACATCATTCCGGTTTCTGAACCTGAAAAATAACCAGAAATGACGATTAGACATGCGAGAATGGCAAACAGTATACCCGTTGATATGTCATTCAATGTGTAGAGTTCCTTTTTTCAATTATCGCTCAATTAATGACCTAAATCATTTGGGCTGTCAATTATAATATCGGTAAAACTATGGTTTTAGTGACGGATAATTGGATTAGTTTAATATGATTTCTCGGACGAAGCGGCTGCCAAAATAGGCAAGTGTTAACAAAGTAGCTCCCGCGATAGCAAACCAAGTTACTTTTTTACCACGCCAGCCTTTTTGATAATGTCCCCAGAGTAATATCGAATAAATTACCCAAGCGACAAATGATAAAATGGACTTGTGAGCCGAACCTCGAGCAAACATATCGTCTAAAAATACAAATCCAGATAAGAGGGTTAAGGTCAATAACCCATTACCAAGAAGAATAATATTGAAAAGTTGTCTTTCAACCTTCATTAGTGGAGGTAAGTTAGGATTAATTGCCATCGCTTTCTTGTTTTTCAGTTTATAGTCTAACCATGCTAGTTGAATAGCATACAGAGCCGCGATAGTTAATGTTACATAGGCAAACAGTGCGATTGTAATGTGGATTAACAACCCCATCTTACCTTCAAAGTGGGTAATAAAAGTGCCCGGTAAAAAGCTAGAAGCAAGGATACTTATAATAGAGAAACCGTAGACCACGGGTAGCAAAAACCACAAACGCGCTTTGAACATCGCAAAACTCATTACTAATGAGGTTATAAAACTGACGACAGAGGCAACATTAAGAATACTTAAATTTTGCCCGCCCGCATTGCTGTGTATTTGGCCGTGTAGCAACCATGCGTGGAAAACAATAGCTAAAGCAGCGCTAATGAACACCGTTTTCGCTTTTATTTTGGTCTGCTGGGATAGCCCAGGTACTATAGTCGCTGTAGCAAGCGCATATAAAATAGCAGAGGCAATCGCGATTAAGCTGTCCATAGTTTCCTAATAAATTCTTGTTTAATGAACAGATTATAACGCGATTAAACTCGATGAGCTATCTAAGGGTTGAATAAATCCTCGTTTAGATTTTGGAAGATCTAATACCTAAGGTATACTGCCGAGATTAATCGCCTTTGCTTTGCGAAAAGGTTTTGCGAAAAGGTTTTGCGAAGAATCCAGCTAAAGAGACAGACATGTTTGAAAATTTAACGGATAGACTATCCAGAACACTTAAAAATATTAGCGGCAAAGGCCGTTTAACAGAAGACAACATAAAAGAGACGTTACGTGAAGTTCGTATGGCTCTTTTGGAAGCTGACGTGGCACTTCCCGTAATACGCGAGTTTATCAAACGCGTAAAAGAGAGTGCGGTTGGTGTAGAAGTTTCGAAATCATTATCTCCTGGCCAAGAATTCATAAAAATAGTTCAAAAAGAGCTAGAAGGAGTAATGGGTGAATCAAATGAGGCGTTAAATCTTGCGGCTCAACCTCCAGCTGTCGTTTTGATGGCTGGTTTGCAAGGTGCGGGTAAAACAACCAGTGTTGGTAAACTCTCTAAGCACTTAAAAGAAGTTGATAAGAAAAAAGTACTGGTTGTTTCTGCTGATGTTTATCGCCCTGCGGCGATTAAACAGTTGGAGACACTTGCTACTGACGTAGGTGTGGACTTTTTCCCTTCATCAGCCGACCAAAAGCCAATAGATATTGCGAATGCAGCCGTTGATCATGCTAAGAAGAAATTCTATGACGTTCTTTTAGTTGATACCGCGGGTCGTCTAGCCATCGATGAGCAGATGATGGGGGAAATTAAAGACCTTCATACTGCGATAGCGCCAGTAGAAACCTTATTTGTCGTTGATGCGATGACTGGTCAAGATGCGGCTAATACAGCGAAAGCGTTTGGTGATGCATTGCCTTTGACAGGGGTTATCCTGACAAAAGTGGATGGTGATGCTCGTGGTGGTGCGGCTCTTTCCGTTCGCCATATCACAGGAAAACCAATTAAGTTTTTAGGTGTGGGGGAAAAGACCGACGCACTTGAACCTTTCCATCCAGATCGTGTTGCTTCACGTATTTTGGGAATGGGTGATGTTCTCTCTTTGATTGAAGACTTAGAGCGCAATGTCGATAAAAATAAAGCCGCTAAGATGGCGAAGAAGTTCAAAGAGAAAAAAGGTTTTGATCTTGAAGACTTCCGTGAACAGTTAGGGCAGATGCAGAACATGGGCGGAATGATGGGGATGATGGATAAACTTCCTGGAATGAGCAACCTACCTGCTAACGTTAAAGATAAAGTAGACGATAAAATGTTTAACCAAATGGAGGCGATGATTAACTCCATGACAATGAAAGAGCGTTTACGTCCAGAACTCATTAAAGGTTCACGTAAAAAGCGTATTGCCGCAGGATCTGGTACACAAGTGCAAGATGTAAACCGTATGCTGAAACAGTTCACTCAAATGCAGAAAATGATGAAAAAAATGCAAAAAGGTGGCATGAAAGGCATGATGAGAAATATGCAAGGTATGATGGGCGGCATGGGCGGCGGTGGAATGGGCGGTATGGGTGGCCCATTCGGTAGATAGCAATAAAATTTTCGAGTACTCATGGTCTTCCTCTCTATATTTTAGATAGGAACTGAGTGAGTGCTCGAGCCCCTTTAATTCAATGAGTTATACCTTTCACTTTTATCCTTCGAATCTAAACCTTTTAGACATCACAAAAATCCTTGCAAAAGACCCAAATAAGAGTAAAATTCCGAGGCTTTAAATTGGCACGAGACCCCAAACTGTTTAAATAATGAACGGTTTTTGGGGTTAATTTTTTTGAGAAAGCAAAGAGGACGATATGGTTACCATT is a genomic window of Vibrio algarum containing:
- the luxS gene encoding S-ribosylhomocysteine lyase gives rise to the protein MPLLDSFTVDHTRMNAPAVRVAKTMQTPKGDTITVFDLRFCVPNKEILSEQGIHTLEHLYAGFMRAHLNGGDIEIIDISPMGCRTGFYMSLIGTPSEERVAEAWLAAMEDVLKVENQNNIPELNEYQCGTYGMHSLSDAKSIAKNVIEAGVLVNKNDELALPASMLEELNK
- a CDS encoding HlyC/CorC family transporter; translation: MNDISTGILFAILACLIVISGYFSGSETGMMSLNRYRLKHLAGEGHKGAKRVEKLLSRPDRLIGLILIGNNLVNILASAIATILGMRLFGDVGVAISTGLLTLVVLVFAEVTPKTLASLYPEKVAYTSSLILNVLMKILAPLVLLVNLITNGVLRLLGIRATHATEDPLSSDELRTVVNEAGGLIPRRHQDMLVSILDLENVAVNDIMVPRNEITGIDINDDWKSIVRQLTHSPHGRIVLYRDQIDEVVGMLRLREAYRLMLEKNEFTKETLLRAADEVYFIPEATPLNVQLLKFQRNKERIGLIVDEYGDIIGLVTLEDILEEIVGEFTTSIAPSLSEEITPQGDGSFLIEGSANIRDINKGLKWKLPTDGPRTLNGLILEHLEDIPESQVSIEVERHPMEIMKFTENKISLVKVFPARK
- a CDS encoding cytochrome C assembly family protein, translated to MDSLIAIASAILYALATATIVPGLSQQTKIKAKTVFISAALAIVFHAWLLHGQIHSNAGGQNLSILNVASVVSFITSLVMSFAMFKARLWFLLPVVYGFSIISILASSFLPGTFITHFEGKMGLLIHITIALFAYVTLTIAALYAIQLAWLDYKLKNKKAMAINPNLPPLMKVERQLFNIILLGNGLLTLTLLSGFVFLDDMFARGSAHKSILSFVAWVIYSILLWGHYQKGWRGKKVTWFAIAGATLLTLAYFGSRFVREIILN
- the ffh gene encoding signal recognition particle protein, whose product is MFENLTDRLSRTLKNISGKGRLTEDNIKETLREVRMALLEADVALPVIREFIKRVKESAVGVEVSKSLSPGQEFIKIVQKELEGVMGESNEALNLAAQPPAVVLMAGLQGAGKTTSVGKLSKHLKEVDKKKVLVVSADVYRPAAIKQLETLATDVGVDFFPSSADQKPIDIANAAVDHAKKKFYDVLLVDTAGRLAIDEQMMGEIKDLHTAIAPVETLFVVDAMTGQDAANTAKAFGDALPLTGVILTKVDGDARGGAALSVRHITGKPIKFLGVGEKTDALEPFHPDRVASRILGMGDVLSLIEDLERNVDKNKAAKMAKKFKEKKGFDLEDFREQLGQMQNMGGMMGMMDKLPGMSNLPANVKDKVDDKMFNQMEAMINSMTMKERLRPELIKGSRKKRIAAGSGTQVQDVNRMLKQFTQMQKMMKKMQKGGMKGMMRNMQGMMGGMGGGGMGGMGGPFGR